TTCATGAATGGAGATTGCTGAAATAAAGTCTTTAACTTTTTCTTTGTTAATAAACCCGGCATAAAACAGGTCTCTCAAAGCATAATCAACCCGGTCTGCACAAAGATTAGGTAGGGGCTGCTCCAGAATATTAAAGTCTTGATCTGTCAGTTCTGAAAGTGTGTATCCATATTTGCTCAGAATTTCCGGGATCTCAGAGTCATTTAAAATTCTCTGATAGATTTCTTCGTGGTAATCTTCTCCGGCATGTTCAAATACATAGTCAATAACGTGAGAAAATGCTGTGTGTGAAATATCATGAAGTAATCCTGCTGCTTGTTCCATTTCAGTTCCACCCAGTAGCTTAATCAGTAACATGACCCCGATAGAATGTTCATGCCTGGTCAACGTTAGTTTTGGGTTAACCAAAAATATTCCACCACCCTGATGTATTCCCTTAAGCCTTTCAAAAGGCCTGGAGTTAATTAATTCATTGATAAGGGGAGAAATACTGAATTTGCCGTATAAATTGTCTTCTATTATATCCATAAGCATCTGCTGTTATCTTCTAAAATATCTGCCTGCAATTTACGTAAATGGAAGTATATTTGAATAACCTAAACCCCAATAGAACTATGAGTGATCCGATTAATACTACTGTTGTCAATGAAACAGTAGCCCACAATGTTTATTTTGAAGGTAAAGTTCAAAGCCTTGGACTGGAAACTGAGAAAGGTAAAGCTACACTTGGAGTGATGAAGAAAGGAACCTATGTTTTTTCAACTTCTTCACCAGAAAAGATGATCGTGATCTCTGGTAGTATGAAAGTAAAGTTAACTGATGAGTATCAGGTTTATAACGCGCAGGAAGAATTTGATGTTGTTTCAGGTACCTCTTTTGAGGTGATTTGCGATCAGGATGTAGCTTATTTGTGCTATTACGGATAATCTTCGGTGTAATTGCTGCGGGCTATGTTTGCTTACTATGAACAATGCATTAAGTTTTGCTGAACGCATAAAAAATTAACTTAAATCACTGATCTTTAGTTTATCTATTCATTAATAAATAACCTATAAAAAAAAGATCTATGAAAAACTTTAAAATTTTATTCGCATTGCTAACCTTTGGTATGCTGTTTTCATCTTTTACGAAAGACAGTAATTCTTCATTAGCTTTAGTAAACACGCTACAGGCAACAACAGTTAGCATTGCTGGTCATACTACAAAGCAAGCAGCGGTAACAGTTCCGCAAAAAGCTTATACGGTTGCTGATTATGTAGCTAAAAATGGAAAAGCACCTCAGGGA
The sequence above is drawn from the Pedobacter cryoconitis genome and encodes:
- a CDS encoding pyrimidine/purine nucleoside phosphorylase; this encodes MSDPINTTVVNETVAHNVYFEGKVQSLGLETEKGKATLGVMKKGTYVFSTSSPEKMIVISGSMKVKLTDEYQVYNAQEEFDVVSGTSFEVICDQDVAYLCYYG
- a CDS encoding HD domain-containing protein, whose protein sequence is MDIIEDNLYGKFSISPLINELINSRPFERLKGIHQGGGIFLVNPKLTLTRHEHSIGVMLLIKLLGGTEMEQAAGLLHDISHTAFSHVIDYVFEHAGEDYHEEIYQRILNDSEIPEILSKYGYTLSELTDQDFNILEQPLPNLCADRVDYALRDLFYAGFINKEKVKDFISAISIHEGRIMVTSIAEAQWFKSKFEILNKDYFAKKEHLYANEKLTEIIKQLLAEKAITPADFEKDDTQLLKLIENTVAGKQRIEEIKKLQDFEEYTPSFNLKDRVVDPELYSGGKYFRLSEV
- a CDS encoding ribonuclease domain-containing protein encodes the protein MKNFKILFALLTFGMLFSSFTKDSNSSLALVNTLQATTVSIAGHTTKQAAVTVPQKAYTVADYVAKNGKAPQGYVGGTVFQNREGLLPQGVAYKEYDVNPKVNGQNRGTERIILGNDGSRYYTNDHYASFTSF